A window of the Pyrinomonadaceae bacterium genome harbors these coding sequences:
- a CDS encoding AtpZ/AtpI family protein, giving the protein MRSRTPDDDKHDTNIKSGRAYGAAISLFAAVVGGLIVGWLLDRWLGTAPWLLVVGLVLGAAAGFYEFIRATSRLN; this is encoded by the coding sequence ATGCGTTCACGCACACCTGACGACGACAAGCATGATACGAACATCAAGTCCGGCCGTGCCTATGGCGCGGCCATCTCACTGTTCGCGGCTGTCGTTGGTGGTTTAATCGTCGGCTGGCTGCTGGATCGCTGGCTTGGCACTGCCCCGTGGTTGCTGGTTGTGGGTCTTGTCCTCGGCGCGGCCGCCGGTTTTTACGAATTCATTCGCGCGACTTCCCGGCTCAACTAG
- a CDS encoding radical SAM protein, with amino-acid sequence MATKAAQLVQLIRSTKREKRLGTVILFVTSRCNSLCRTCFYHNELNQPGDMTFAQIEKVSRTMPPITDLWLSGGEPTLRHDASEIIDLFVRNNGVQRLIIPTNGLVKDRVYAIVDDALGRHSSMHLYLNVALDGYGETHDRIRGVPGHWQKTLDCIEALYPLKEKYGERLRLNVNTVVCADNYTEIEKLGEFMWSNYGLDGQYFNIVRGETLVGDEIKQVPAHVLPKMYAYISQLTKHYGDRMFADDDASRRFVKNVAYVGTITTHYRTQHENFAKSTAWPFACTAGQTIAVIDYNGDVRACELRQKFGSLRDHEYDFGALWASQERTGELNEIDGGKACWCTHVCFIHDSMRHSRRALLVEGPKNYLTRSNWGNGSAI; translated from the coding sequence ATGGCCACTAAGGCAGCGCAACTGGTTCAACTAATCCGTTCGACGAAACGTGAAAAGCGTCTCGGGACAGTGATCCTGTTTGTCACCTCACGTTGCAACTCCCTTTGTCGCACGTGCTTTTATCACAACGAGCTGAACCAGCCGGGCGACATGACGTTCGCGCAAATCGAAAAGGTCTCGCGCACGATGCCGCCGATTACAGACCTGTGGCTTTCTGGTGGTGAGCCGACGCTGCGTCATGATGCTTCGGAAATCATCGACTTGTTTGTGCGTAACAACGGGGTGCAGCGATTAATTATTCCGACCAACGGATTGGTAAAGGACCGAGTGTACGCGATCGTCGACGATGCGCTGGGCCGGCATTCGTCGATGCACTTGTATTTGAATGTTGCGCTCGACGGTTACGGCGAAACTCATGATCGGATTCGCGGCGTTCCGGGACACTGGCAGAAAACTCTCGACTGCATCGAAGCGCTTTATCCGCTGAAGGAGAAGTACGGAGAACGTCTGCGACTCAACGTGAACACGGTTGTATGCGCCGACAACTACACTGAGATTGAGAAGCTCGGCGAATTCATGTGGAGTAACTACGGGCTCGACGGCCAATACTTCAATATCGTGCGCGGCGAGACGCTCGTGGGTGACGAGATCAAGCAGGTGCCGGCGCACGTGCTGCCGAAGATGTACGCGTACATTTCGCAATTGACGAAGCATTACGGCGACCGAATGTTTGCCGACGACGACGCGTCGCGGCGCTTCGTCAAAAACGTCGCTTACGTGGGCACCATCACCACCCATTACCGAACTCAGCACGAGAACTTCGCGAAATCGACAGCGTGGCCATTTGCCTGCACGGCAGGGCAAACGATTGCCGTCATCGATTACAACGGAGATGTGCGCGCGTGCGAGTTGCGCCAGAAGTTTGGAAGTCTCAGGGATCACGAGTACGACTTCGGCGCTTTGTGGGCCAGTCAGGAAAGAACCGGGGAACTCAACGAGATTGACGGCGGAAAGGCGTGTTGGTGCACGCACGTGTGCTTCATTCACGACTCAATGCGACATTCGCGGCGGGCTTTGCTCGTCGAAGGGCCGAAGAATTACCTCACGAGATCCAATTGGGGCAATGGCTCTGCCATCTGA
- a CDS encoding nuclear transport factor 2 family protein: MTHQRKRSLLGAALLAALIASSVPAQNRRIVEPLMAMITTERDFSRMSEEKGIRESFTEFIAEDGILFRPRAVFGKKWMQENPLPASTTRPLLVWQPIFAGMSRAGDLGYTTGPWQFKNDIKDAKFSGFGNFMTVWKKQPDGKWKFVVDLGVSNPEPKKPLLLTYGEPASGRFTLDAAKGRSALQDTELDFSNTSVKRGAVEAFLAYASSDVRVFRNQKQPFIGRKAAVAAWTPLAIEWSWTTQFADVSKSGDIGYSYGLYAMRDKATNSITETGNYLRVWKRVSGAWKLVLDLTDPHPPEKKS, from the coding sequence ATGACTCACCAACGAAAACGTTCGCTTCTCGGAGCTGCATTGCTGGCGGCACTGATTGCGTCATCTGTCCCTGCTCAAAACCGACGTATCGTCGAGCCTTTAATGGCAATGATTACGACCGAGCGCGACTTTTCGCGCATGTCCGAAGAGAAGGGAATCCGCGAATCATTCACCGAATTCATCGCCGAAGACGGGATTCTTTTTCGACCGCGCGCGGTGTTTGGCAAAAAGTGGATGCAAGAGAATCCCTTGCCGGCCTCAACGACCCGACCACTACTGGTTTGGCAACCGATCTTCGCGGGAATGTCGCGGGCAGGCGATCTTGGCTACACAACCGGTCCGTGGCAATTCAAGAACGACATTAAAGATGCGAAGTTCTCTGGCTTCGGCAACTTCATGACTGTTTGGAAGAAGCAGCCGGACGGCAAATGGAAATTTGTAGTGGATCTCGGCGTCTCAAATCCTGAGCCGAAGAAACCGTTACTGTTAACTTATGGTGAACCCGCTTCCGGACGCTTCACACTTGACGCAGCCAAGGGGCGCAGTGCGCTACAGGATACGGAGCTCGACTTCTCCAACACTTCGGTGAAACGCGGGGCGGTTGAAGCCTTCCTCGCATATGCGTCGTCGGACGTGCGCGTCTTTCGAAATCAGAAGCAGCCATTCATCGGCCGGAAGGCTGCAGTTGCGGCCTGGACGCCGCTCGCGATTGAGTGGAGCTGGACGACGCAGTTCGCGGATGTTTCAAAGTCTGGCGACATAGGGTACAGCTATGGCCTCTATGCAATGCGCGATAAAGCCACGAACTCCATAACCGAAACCGGAAACTACCTGCGCGTGTGGAAGCGAGTCAGCGGCGCATGGAAACTGGTCCTTGATCTCACCGATCCGCATCCGCCCGAGAAGAAGAGTTAA
- a CDS encoding glycosyltransferase family 2 protein, giving the protein MSAVLSLYTFYFFTGISLVLGLLSLRGGVRFVRYLQKETAKELPEYTPFATVFVPCRGVDDGLKENILSLFAQDYPEFEIIFVSDSVDDPAFAVIEQARQAFQNHTGPVISTIVAGPASDSGQKVHNLRKAVNAAAPQSEVFVFTDTDAQTQNFWLRALVAPLRDDTVGATTGYRWFVARDGGFASHLLSVWNAAIASALGERGEKNFCWGGSTAIKRATFETLRVADRWKGTLSDDFTLTRVLHEAGLLIKFVPHCLTPSFHRTAPRELIEFTTRQLKITRAYASHLWRSVLIGSLIFAITIFGCIALIIVRAALGVSFATPHLLLLLIFVMGAAKSHLRLKAVGLIINDEAMRRTGTTLAHVFLWPVASLLFLYNALAAAVSRRITWRSITYELKSPTETVILAREPVRRA; this is encoded by the coding sequence ATGTCTGCAGTCCTTTCGCTCTATACCTTCTATTTCTTCACGGGAATTTCGCTTGTTCTGGGTCTGCTCTCACTTCGCGGCGGCGTCCGGTTTGTGCGTTATCTGCAGAAAGAGACTGCGAAAGAACTGCCGGAGTACACACCGTTCGCGACCGTGTTCGTGCCATGCCGGGGCGTTGATGATGGGCTGAAAGAAAACATTCTGAGTCTGTTCGCACAGGACTATCCGGAATTCGAAATAATCTTTGTCAGTGATTCCGTGGACGATCCGGCTTTTGCGGTTATCGAACAAGCGCGCCAAGCGTTTCAAAACCACACGGGCCCGGTCATCAGCACAATCGTCGCCGGGCCGGCGAGCGACAGCGGCCAGAAAGTCCACAATCTGCGCAAAGCGGTGAACGCCGCGGCCCCGCAGAGCGAGGTGTTCGTTTTCACGGACACGGACGCGCAGACCCAAAACTTTTGGTTGCGCGCGCTGGTGGCGCCGCTGCGCGATGACACAGTGGGCGCCACCACGGGTTATCGCTGGTTTGTAGCGCGTGACGGTGGGTTCGCTTCCCATTTGCTATCCGTCTGGAATGCGGCAATCGCGTCCGCTTTGGGTGAGCGAGGCGAAAAAAACTTTTGTTGGGGCGGCTCGACGGCGATTAAGCGTGCAACGTTTGAAACTCTCCGCGTCGCGGATCGCTGGAAAGGCACTCTCTCGGATGACTTCACACTCACCCGCGTTCTTCACGAAGCCGGTTTGCTGATCAAATTTGTGCCGCATTGTCTAACCCCGTCGTTTCATCGTACGGCGCCACGCGAGCTAATCGAATTCACCACGCGTCAGTTGAAGATTACGCGCGCTTACGCGTCGCATCTCTGGAGGTCAGTGCTGATCGGGAGTTTGATATTCGCGATAACGATTTTCGGCTGCATCGCGCTCATCATCGTTCGCGCCGCCCTGGGTGTCTCTTTCGCGACGCCGCATCTGCTGTTGCTGCTCATCTTTGTTATGGGCGCCGCTAAGTCGCACCTGCGTTTAAAGGCAGTGGGCTTAATCATCAACGATGAGGCCATGCGGCGCACGGGGACAACCCTGGCGCACGTGTTCCTGTGGCCCGTCGCATCGCTGCTGTTTCTCTACAATGCATTGGCAGCGGCGGTTTCGCGGCGTATCACCTGGCGGTCCATTACGTATGAATTGAAATCGCCAACTGAAACTGTCATTCTGGCCCGCGAACCGGTCCGACGCGCATGA